A DNA window from Linepithema humile isolate Giens D197 chromosome 6, Lhum_UNIL_v1.0, whole genome shotgun sequence contains the following coding sequences:
- the LOC105671301 gene encoding BRCA1-associated RING domain protein 1-like isoform X1: MAKYWTNTANALQDFASILACGKCQSKPISPVRLTNCGHFFCHNCIKNATKCIMCDIPVQPREMNPDYLVSNLIQNCDNIAEIIKKRDTWNNAASISNISLDNTVSTVVITPRKQSNIRKKNINKPNFKGETLLHVACLKKNSEEVKHLLLAGANPNTKDYTGWTPLQEMVSFGYTEICKLLLNCGALPDISGYKCRRPLHEAVKCNRIEEVKLLLHHNADKNLCDQNGRKPIDYCKSDEIRQLLMNNPQPISEKVSDLNQSLDKSSLCAKRDKFVILTSNLKHENQKLLGLIAAKHKFKILTTYRPSVTHVVVEANELNITKLTLDVLFAIVNGSWLLNSEWIHVAEDMDDISDMDFELFEVNGVPTHGIPKKARQNKECCDPRLFNNCFFYFALQANVTYQIGDIRLTKDDLIRLVKEGEGTVLTRKPDPEDLKHMSQVIPFHVANDTSNLLYKCTHYVIYMPGKNEPLIKYKMPHIKSLPLMWLIECIEKFTLVNPAHLGLS; this comes from the exons gCATTATGTGTGATATACCAGTACAGCCAAGAGAAATGAATCCTGATTATTTAGTGTCCAATCTCATTCAGAATTGTGAtaatattgcagaaataataaaaaaaag agaTACGTGGAACAATGCTGCAAGTATATCTAACATATCGTTAGATAACACAGTATCTACGGTAGTTATTACACCAAGAAAGCAATCTAATATACGcaagaaaaacataaataaaccAAATTTCAAAGGAGAAACACTGTTACATGTTGCTTGTTTAAAA aaaaattctGAAGAAGTTAAACATCTTTTACTAGCTGGTGCAAATCCTAATACAAAAGATTATACTGGTTGGACACCATTG CAAGAAATGGTCAGTTTTGGGTATACTGAAATATGTAAGTTACTACTGAATTGTGGAGCGTTGCCTGACATATCAGGTTATAAATGTAGAAGACCTTTACACGAAGCTGTTAAGTGCAATAGAATTGAGGAAGTTAAGTTATTGTTACATCATAATGCTGACAAAAATCTGTGCGATCAAAATGGAAGAAAACCCAT AGATTATTGTAAGTCAGATGAGATACGACAGCTTCTGATGAATAATCCACAACCGATATCTGAGAAAGTATCTGACCTTAATCAATCGTTAGATAAATCATCGCTATGTGCAAAACGTGACAAATTTGTAATTCTCACATCAAATTTGAAACATGAAAATCAGAAATTGCTTGGTCTCATAGCCGCAAaacataaattcaaaattttgacCACATACAG gcCATCTGTTACACACGTCGTAGTAGAAGCAAATGAGctaaacattacaaaattgaCACTTGACGTTTTGTTTGCGATCGTTAATGGAAGTTGGCTTCTTAATAGTGAAT GGATTCACGTGGCGGAAGATATGGATGATATATCTGACATGGATTTTGAATTATTCGAAGTAAACGGTGTTCCAACTCATGGCATCCCAAAGAAAGCGAGACAGAATAAAGAGTGCTGCGATCCACGTCTCTTCAATAATTGTTTCTTCTATTTTGCTTTACAAGCAAATGTAACTTATCAGATTGGCGATATACGATTAACGAAAGATGATCTGATAAGGCTTGTGAAAGAAGGAGAAGGTACAGTGCTTACCAGAAAACCAGATCCGGAAGACTTGAAACACATGTCGCAAGTAATACCTTTCCACGTCGCAAATGACACGTCTAATCTTTTGTACAAATGCACACATTACGTGATATACATGCCAGGTAAAAATGAACCtcttattaaatacaaaatgccGCATATCAAGAGCCTGCCACTCATGTGGTTAATTGAATGCATAGAGAAATTCACTTTAGTTAATCCGGCTCATCTGGGACTGTCCTAA